caaGCCTCGGCCACGTCTTCACTGCTGGAGGCCAAGAGGCGTGGCTTGTCTCGCTCCGCACTCCTCTCGCACCAGCCTGTGGCTCGACCAATCACTGCTGGCCTCTCTAGGTACCCCTTCTCATCTCCTCccaaatgttattttgttatgTAGCTCACATCCTTCAATATGATACATGTCTGACGTGTGGTTGCCATGGGGTTGTAGGTGGGGCCCGAGCCTTCCCCAGTTGGAGGAGGTGGCAGAGGTGGCCCCAGTGCCTGACCTGCTGGGCAGCATCCTATCAGGACAGAGCATGCTTCTGATGGACAGCTCAGACGTAGTCATTAACAGAGATGGATCCCTCAAGGCTAACAAACCAGGTGAGCAGGCTGCTAGGGTTTCTTACTTTCTTTAGTTCAATCTCttgtccttttttttcttctttctttctcttagtATTTTGCTGGTACCGTATCTATTACCTGACAATTTAAGAACTAGTGAACGTTTTATTGCTTGTTAACCATTGATTTTGAAGTCTGTTGGATTCTGTGTGTTACACAGCAACATCATGTTGAGTcaggtgttgtgtttgtgttgtagtgGGTTTGTCGTCATCCATGCCCGGCAGCAGTAGGAGCAGCAGCTCTGGTGAATCAGTAGCCCAGCTCCACTCAGGGATGTCCCCTACCACAGCAGCCAGCTCCCTTTGTCTCCCCATTAACGGAGACCTGGTAGCAGGACCCTGCCTGTCCCCTCTCACCCCTTCATCCCCCCYCCCAGCCACTTATCCACCTCCCATCCTGAGTCACCCACACCCCCACGTCCCTGCCCCCTGTAGACCCAGCCCTAGTCCTGGACACAGCCACTGGGAGGACACCGGTGTACTACCCCCCCATGGGACACAGAGGGCTGCCACCTCCACTCCTACCCCAGACTCTCACTCCAGAGGTAGGGAGACGGTGCCACCACAGCCCCAGGCTAAGAAGGTCGCTGCTAAACCAGTATGGGAAGCACCAGTATCGGTGCTTCCCAGGATACCAAGGATAAAACGGGAGAGCGGTGGCCCGACAAATGGCAACGCCAGCAGAGggggtagtagtggtagtagtggcagtagtagtagtagcagtgctaatggtagtggtagtaatagcTTCCCTGATGCCTGTGTGAACAGCCTGGGTGGGAACAGGGGCAGGCAGCAAACTGTGGACCAGCAGCAGGgcaggacagagggacagagaccagacagagcaGGCCCTTCCTCagccttctccagctccttctccTCTTCGTTCTCCTCTTCTGATTCTCCATCTAACCCTGCCCGCACCTCTTCATCAGCATCATCCACGGTGTGCTTCCGGATCAACGCCAGCTCTGTCTGGCACGCCCGAAAGCTTAGCAACGCCTCTGCAATTGTTGCCGCTGGCAACTGTCTAGAACCAGCGTCTGCGGACGAAGAGGAGGCGAAGAGTAAAAGAGAGGAGCGCAGGAACAAACAGAATCCCCTGATGTCCTCACACACACCagtcaaagaggagaaggaagagggggatATATATGACCCCTTCCATCCAACCGGCTCAGACAGCGAAGCAGAGAGCCATGCTGGGGGGAAACCAACCATGGTGCACAAGGAAGGTCCCAGCCAGCAGGTGAAGGAAGGTCCCAGCCAGCAGGTGAAGGAAGGTCCCAGCCAGCAGGTGAAGGAAGGTCCCAGCCAGCAGGGAAGGAAGGTCCCAGCCAGCAGGTGAAGGAAGGTCCCAGCCAGCAGGTGAAGGAAGGTCCAGCCAGCAGCTGTGATAGGAAGGCCAGCCAGCAGGTGAAGGAAGGTGCCAGCCAGCAGGTGAAGGAAGGTGCCAGCCAGCAGGTGAAGGAAGGTGCCAGCCAGCAGGTGAAGGAAGGTGCCAGCCAGCAGGTGAAAGCCGTGTCACTGGAGAGGGATGAGGGCTCAGGAGAAGGTCTGGAGGTGAAGAGGGAGCTAGAGAACTCTGACACTGCAAAGCCTGGTCATAGCCCTCACAACGCACCCAGGTCTGTGATGACTGGCACCAGCACACCTCTGTCCCAGAGCCAGGTCCATctgaagagggagaggaatgagccaGGGGGTGAGAAAGGGCAGTACAGCACGACTGGCAACAGTagagagccccagaaccagcagACTACTCCTTCCTCATCCAGCTTAGCCTCCAGCCACCACAGAAACAGGATGSTGAAGACTGAGATAAAGTCAGAGCCCCAGGCCAGCCCCCCCAGGTCCCCATCCAGGTCTAAATCACACTCCAGGCCCTCAGGCCAGGGGAGCAAAACATCCAAAGGCAGGGGGTCTTCCACAGAGCGGCGGTCTGCCTCAAACAGCCCGGAGGCCGGCAGGAGGAGGGAAGACAAGGCCCCGGACCAGGCAGGGAGGAAGAGACATTATGAGGGgggtaggagaggagacaaggggggagagaggagttcTAGGCGTTCGGGAtcaagggagaggagaaggactcGTTCCCCGTCAGACAGTTCTACCTCTGATATCTCTGAGAGGTCTCGCAGGAAGAAGAGACGGTCACGTTCTCCCTCCAAAGACAGGAGGCGRTCCAGGTACTAATGTCATTGTTTGATAATGTACATTTTGTATACAGTAATTTGGTGGTGTTTTAATAACATATGTGTTCTCGTATATTTCCTATTATTATAACTTTTTCTAATATTTTGATTTAGGTCATGGTCAGGCTCCAGCAGCAGAGAGCGGTCCAAGAGGAAAAAGCagaagagagggagcagggagaggaacGAGGgcagagggagtgaaagagagaagggtCGCCCGTCAAAGGACAAGAAGCGTGATTGCTCGCAGTCTCGCTCGCGTTCCCGTTCCAGGtctagggagaggaggaaagaccaCTTACGATCACAACCATCATCCTCCAGATCAAAGGACAGGGTTGAGGTGCGGTCGAAAGACAGGAAGAGGCCAAAGTCCAGGTCGCggtccagagagaggaggaaagaagaggggTCACAGAGACCACCAGGGTCTTTCTCAACCACCACCTTCAATAAGCTAGaagaacagaaagagaagaaaaaggtAAAAGTTCTCCCCCGTGTCCCTCTGAAAGAGGAGAGCGAGactaaagaagagagaaaagagcgagagGTCAAACAGCAGATGCTTTCCTCAGGACTcaaatctctctctgtcctctctgtctcagaGGTGAAAAAGGAGAGTGACAGCAATGACATTAGAACAGAGAGACTCGCCTCTCTCTCAACAAAACTYCTCAAGGAGTCTAAGCTGCTCAAAGAGATAAAAAAAGAGAAACCTGCCTTTGATATGTTGGAAGAATCACTGGATAGTAAACCAATCAAAAAAGAAAAACCTCTGTCAACATTCAGCACAGTCAAGGACTTGCAACAGCACAAGAATATCGAAAAAGAACACCCTTCCGCCCTCATAAAGGAGGCGTGCGCCGTCTCCACATCAGACATAGCAGATCAAAAAGATCAGGCGTTAAAGGACACCAGCAAGACTGAGCCCATCTGGCCTGAGCTGCCTCAACACCTAACCTCCAACATCCCTGTTCCCCCCACCCAAACTGGCCAATCCAGCCCAAGCTTCTCAACACTCAGCACACACCTtgtccctgctcctcctcaggcTGCTGAGAGTATAGCCAGCCAGCAGGGGACCCCATCCCTGATTCCTCCAGTACCAGAGGCCCTCACAGAGACTCCTCCACTAGTCCAACCCATCTCAGTGAACCCAGAGAAGCACGAGGTAGAGGAGCTTTCAGACGATGACATGGACGTGGACATGATGCTGGACAGCCTGGACTATGTGAAGACGGAgccaggaggagagagtggggaggctGGGGTCAaacaggagaaggaaggagagggggaggaggggaagactGAGGGAGAACCGGTGCCAGTCACGGCAGGTGCCAAGGCCAAACCCTCGGTGAAGAGGGTCACCTGGAACCTACAGGAGCCAGAGGGGCCACAGCCAGAGAAGACTGGCACTAGTGAGTATTATTGTACCCTTTAAAAACATTTAAGCATACCATAACCTAGATTGGCACAATTAGAGCCCTTACGTGTTGAATTACATCAATCAACAATTTGTAGTCGACTCTGACTCTGGTTCAGAAACAACCTCTAATTCACTTAACACAGAGAGGGTCATAGCTCTTGAATTAGGAACAGCTATTTAAGATGTGGTGTTTTTGCCTTCGTCTCAGAGCTGGCCCTCTACAAACTGAAGCTGAAACAGGAGGGAGCTCGCAGACCTGCCTCTTCCGCCCAGGCATCCAGTCAGGTACGGCTCATTAGGTTGACCTTGCCTACTTACCTAGATAGCTGATTTGTTCTGTGTGGTGTGAGGTCAGTGCTTAGCTTCAGGCCTCTACCGCTGTATGCTGCCTTTCTTTCCTGCAAATGTGTAGTTATGATCAATCAGTAAACTGGCAGTTCACTATGAAATGGCACCTAGTCACGGCATCATACTGGCGGCCGGTCATGTCAATATCAAGTAGATGTTCTGTTGATCTTTACAGATATCTGTGATTTAGTGCTCAGAACCTTCWGTACAAACTATTCCTGTAATAAACATGCACCTCTGCCACAAGGTGGCAGACTGTCCGTTTTGACTCGGAGTGCAGTTGTGGCGTGTCAGCGGAAAGCCAGTGCAGATCAAATAGGGCCCAAGAGAGATCATGTGACTGAAACTTGAACTGATAGAGGAGGGTTTTATGGTGAAATGAAAGTAGAAACATTACAAGGGAAATCAAAACTGGAGCCAAGTTACACATCACAAAGGCTATGTGCTAATAATACCTTAACACAATAACATATTTTCTGCTAGGGCATGATGAGGCAAGAGATGGTTGAGACATCAACTTGTGTTGCTTAATTAATTTTTTATAATTCTCCCTCAACATAAATACACAGTTTAAGTTAATGTTAAACTTGCCCACACATCTCAAATTGGGATTTGTCCAATAATCAAAAGGCTTACATGTGAAGATTGCCTCATCTAAATCTTCCCACCTATAGGAGGCTCCCTTGAAGGCTACGTCACTCACTGACCCCAAGGTCCAGAGCACCAAGAGGGGCAGTGTGTCCATAACGCTCCCTAGTGCCACCTCCAGCTCCAGCAGCCTAACCACCGTAGCGCTGTCGAAACCTGGGCAGGGGGAACCCAACGAAGACCTGGGAGAGGATGATGTTTCTAGGAACGATAAGGTGAGtctgagaggaggaaggaaaatgatggtCTTCAAATGGATCGATGCACATTTGGGTGATATCAGTAGCAGCTGTCTAggtcccttacttttttcaatctttactaacaacatgccactggcttttagtaaagccagtgtgtctatgtatgcggatgactcaacactatacacgtcagctactacagcgactgaaatgactgcaacacttaagagCTGCAGGtaatttcagaatgggtggcaaggaataagttaaatatttcaaaaacgaaaagcattgtatttggaacaaatcattcactaaacctcaactaaatcgtgtaatgaataatgtcgaaattgagcaagttgaggtgactaaactgcttggagtaaccctctattgtaaactgtcatggcccAAAAATATTGYtacaacagtagctaagatggggaagAAATCTGTCCATAAGAAAACGCTGTTCTGCCTTAACAGcaccatcaacaaggcaggttctacAGACTAGAGTTCYACCGATTAATCgaaatggctgattaattagggccgatttcaagttttcataacaaacggtaatcggcatttttggacaccgatcatggtcgattacattgcactccacgaggagactgcgtggcaggctgactacctgttatgcgagtgcagcaaggagccaaggtaaggtgctagctagcattaaacgtatcttataaaaaaacaatcaatcttaacataatcactagttaactacacatggtggttgatattactagtttatctagcttgtcctgcgttgcatataattgatgcggtgcctgttaatttatcatttaatcacagcctacttcgccaaacgggtgattttaacaagcgcattcgRgaaaaaaagcactgtcgttgcaccaatgtgtacctaaccataaacattaacGCCTTTCTTAAACTTAATACACAAGTAtagatttttaaacctgcatatttagttaatattgcctgctaacattaatttattttaactagggaaattttgtcacttctcttgcggtctgtgcaagcagagtcagggtatatgcagcagtttgggccacctggctcattgcaaactgtgtgaagaccatttcttcctaacaaagacagccaacttcgccaaacgggggatgatttaacaaaagcgcaatacacaaaagtatatatatttttaaacctgtatatttagttaaaagaaatgcatgttagcaggcaatattaaactagggaaattgtgtcatttctcttgcattcattgcacgcagagtcagggtatatgcaacagtttcggctgcctggctcgttgcgaactaatttgccagaatttgacgtaattatgacataacattgaaggttgtgcaatgtaacagcaatatttagacttatagatgccacccgttagataacatacggaacggttccgtatttcactgaaagaataaatgttttgttttcgagatgatagtttccggattcgaccaaaTTGAacctgtttcattatttatttgagactaaattgattttattgatgtattatattaagttaaaataaagtgttcattgttcattcagtgttgttgtaattgtcattattacaaatatatatatacatatatatatatatatatatatatatatatatataaaaatgtgcagttgtatggtcaagtgccacaaagagggacttgcaaTTGGATCAGAACTGGGCATCATGGCTGGCcttagatgtacacagagagctaacataaataatatgcatgtcaatctctcctggctcaaagtggaggagggattgacttcatcactacttgtatttgtgagaagtattgacatgttgaatgcaccgagctgtctgtttgaactactggcacacagctcagacacccatgcataccccacaagacatatgccaccagaggtctcgtcATAGTCCACAACAGACTATGGCAGGCGCACATTACTACATACAGAGTCTTGCGAAAGTATTCCCCCCCCTTtggatttttcttattttgttgccttacaacctgaaattaaaattgatttttggggggtttgtatcatttgatttacacaacatgcctaccactttgaagatgcaaaatattttttattttgaaacaaacagcaatctttaagtcataccacagattctcaattggattgaagtctgggctttgactaggccattccagtatgtttccccttaaaccactcgagtgttgctttagcagtatgcttaYggtcattgtcctgctggaaggtgaacctccgtcccagtctcaaatctctggaagactgaaaaaggtttccctcaagaattacCCTCTATTTAgcgccatcattccttcaattctgaccagtttcccagtccctgccgatgatgStgttctctgggtgatgagaggtgttgggtttgcgccagacatataATTtgccttgatggccaaaaagcWAAATTTTWGTCTAATTtgaccagaataccttcttccatatgtttggggtgtCTCCCACATGCCGTTTGGCGAACACCCAATGTGTTTGCTTatgtttttctttaagcaatggcttttttcttgccactcttccgtaaagcccagctctgtggagtgtacggcttaKAGTGGTCCWATGGACAgatgctccacagcggagattggagtttTACAGCTCCTTCATGgtgatctttggtctctttgtttcctctctgattaatgccctccttgcctggtctgagttttggtgggcggccctctcttgacaggtttgttgtggtgccatattctttccattttttaataatggatttaatggtgctctgtgggatgttcaaagtttcagatatttttttatatcccaaccttgatctgtacttctccacaactttgtccctgacctgtttggagatctccttggtcttcattgcttggtggtgccccttgctttgtggtgttgcagactctggggcctttcagaacaggcgtatatatactgagatcatgtgacacttagattgcacgcaggtggactttatttaactaattatgtgacttctgaaggtaattggttgcaccagatcttatttaggggcttcatagcgaagggggtgaatacatactgtatgcacacacTACTTAAACTTTTTTGGGGGTTCTTTTTTTGGGtgtaatttggactattttgtgtgtgtccattacatgaaatccaaataaatatccATTTAAWttacaggttgtaatgcaacaaaataggaaaaacgccaagggggtgaatacttttgcaaggcactgtagagccatgactaaactctattccacatcaagaatAGGggtctgagggaacacacttgTAAGAATATAagtgccttcattttgctggaccccaggaagagtagctgctgcattggcaacagctaatgaggatccacaataaatacaaatacttgtTGCAAGTGAATACTTGTTGCAAGTGAATACTTGTTGCaatgtaaatacatggctctgcgCCCCTtttatagttgtgtgtgtgttgaccaatCCCTGGTTTCTGTCCACAGTACATAAAGAAGCTCCACATGCAAGAGAGAGCCATAGAGGAGGTGAAGCTGGCTATCAAGCCGTTCTACCAGAAGAGAGACATCACTAAGGACGAATACAAGGATATCGTACGCAAGGCTGTCCAGAAGGTACACCTGATCATTGGCAAAAAATTWGTKATGTGGTTTACAATGATAAATTAAAATGAGTTTTTATGGAAACTGGAGAACATGCACATAATAAMGTAACCAAAGATGTTAATCATGGGAGTGAATCTTTGGTTCAAGTGTCTTTCATTGGTTGATGTaaggcaggggtgggcaactggCGGCCATGCAGCCCCCTTTTTGAAGGTCTCTCGGACCAATTGGTTAtgtatcagcagtttttctcttatgtcagtcactgatggTTAMTCAATTAGCTCATGTTAGCTAACATTTTTTTAGATTACAAAGTTAGTTtagtggccagctatctaaacttgttttcATGATCAAATTACCACCCGAYGGGCCTCCCGTCTtgtgattttgttagtcagtctcacttagatatcatattcaaaactgcaaacatttctctgcaccctatggcaaaatgtgtagaattgacggaaattaactctaaaacgtATAAAATGTTTCTCTGCTGTCAAGatgggggccactaaaatgtaaaatgttttgctcgcaatggggggggggggggactattggATGTGGGTACTGATGTGGGTAAGCAGACACGCGAGCAACTGCAGCCCTTCATGAGTTCAGactgtggcccccacccccataacagttgcccatccctgatataaGGGCTTGCCCCAACATGTGCAATATGAGAGTTTAGATTTACAAGAATCGACTGAGTCTTACTCTAATTCTTGCAGAAAGACAGCCATTGTGTTTCACTGTGGATTTAAATAAAGTAATTTGACTGTGCTTGTACATTGCTTCACTAAGATGCATGTGATTTTGTTTTCCATTGCGTTTCCAGGTCTGCCATAGTAAGAGCGGGGCGATCAACCCAGTAAAAGTGGCCAACCTGGTCAAAGCCTACGTGGACAAATACAAACACGCCAGGAAACATAGGAAAgtagaggatggagggaagacacaggaggcagaaaCAGATAGAACAAATGACCCAGAGACCCCATGAGGACATTCATCCACAAGCCCTGGAGACTCAGCCATTTTCACACTAATTTGATTATTTCTGTTATCAAATTGTCACCGGTTAAGGGACTCAAGGACTTTGAGAAATAGTGTCTCCAGATTGgctattttattaattgtttttggGGATTATAAAGTTGTTACGTTCTGTTCATAGTAATTCACCATCTCACAAAATAATGGAAGAGCCTTTTCGTTGAAAGTTGTGTAAATAACTTAGTAGACCCAATGTGGTCTTGCACTTTGATTACCACCGAATGACAAGCATCTGTTTTTGAATTGGATTTGTTTCAAGATTCACACAAGGACAGACCATGTCCATGCACTTTGTTTTCATGGTCTAGCATGGTCTACTCTTAGAGGTTACCACAGAGATTCTGTCTTAAACAGACAACTCTGTCAGAGCCTTTCCATCAAGAGAGGTTGAGGAATAATGTGAATGAGCTATTTCTACAGGCAAAATGTCTGAGAAGCAGTGCTGATTTTTTTTWTTTWATTGTGTCTTTTGTATGGGAGAGGGGTGTTTATCTGTGGCATGAGTCCCAATTTTGTGGTGTCAAAGTCTAATGCTGTCATTGACATATTAGAAGAAGAAAATAATGCCACAGTGCAGAAAAATACATGTATGCAATTTTGTAGAGTAGGAAAGTTATTTCTGATTTTAGATTTGGTGTAAATATAGATTTTGGATTCACTATGTACGCCCTTCGAGTTGAGTTAGCTGCCTACTGGGTATTCACAAATGTATACTGTGAATGGTTCTGGAGGaagtttttgtttttgtgaatGTCTCTGTGCTATGGGATGTGGGTCCGATGGAGTGCTGGTTGGCCAAACGGTACAGTTAGGCTCTTAagttgaccagtttctcacagcaggaaaatagtcttgtagcaacaggaaatttgaattacTGTGTGGATTATAACTAAAtaccatttttgtaggggttgatacatttttagttgGGGCAAATCAAGCCTGAAATTTTTAAGTGGAAATatcaaactttagaagcctttttaaaccacgAATACTCTTcatgtttgcatttcctgctgtgcctTGAAAtgtcctgcaacaacagggtgatcaagttaagatcctacatctgtatgtagcTACACATAGTGGCTGTCCTCCTGAGTGGTGTTCAGATTGAGTCAACGCTCCMCTGGTGTCTCTTGGCAGAATACTCGAGATAAGGGCACACAACTCAGACTTCCCAAAAAACATGGTTGTTGATAAAGTTTCTGTTATGTGTGCATTTTCTCAAATTCAGACTAGGCCCAAAGTGTCTACTGGTTTTAATTCTACTTTTACTTCAGCTATTGACTAAGACATAGGAAACTAGGTGAGACTTTAATTAATCAATTGACAAGTAATTTGCCAAGGAGGAATGAAAACCTGCAGCCCTGGGGGACAGGAGTTTAATACGTTTTAAAGCTGAGTGAATTCTGCACCTTCACCATCTTTTCTGTTATTTTACAGTTATTTCAGAGTCAAGTGGCTAGTCCTGTTGTATATTGGTATCATAAGCTATATCATAAGACAAAGCAGACAATGCCTGTCTTGCAGCTTAATGTTTGCAGTTATTCACACTTGATTATGAACTCAACTAGTTGCTCACATTTCCTTTAAAAGATTGTCTgattaaaaaagaaaatgttCCAATTTGAATAACATTTGCAAAAACAAAKTGATTTTGTTTCGTTACTTACAAATATCACTATACTTGTCGTGGGGAGTGTGTGCATGGTTAAATAGCTAACAGTCCGTAGTCAGGGCCAGGATGTTTTTGATGACTACATGACctgactataaaaaaaaaaaaaaggcccaaAGTGTTTCCTAGTCAGGTGGCGTGGGTAGGAGAAACTGGCCCTAGTCATACTGTATGCAAGTCATGTCATCCTTAACACTGTTTCTCATTGGAGGTGGTTGGCTTCCTTCTAATGAATACTGCTGTCCACTCTGCCTGAAAACAGTTGGCCTTCTCAATTTATTTTCAGAWTCCTCTTAATATCTTCTAAAATGTTCTATGTAGAAAAGTGCTTGACACTGTCACCCTATCTTTTCCTTTTTTGTAATTGACGTGTCCATACTGTGTGTGTTCAGTAGAACGGGTGTGTGTGGACCTGCCTTTGGCTAAGCTCGTCTTGTCCTGCACCTTGGACTTAACGATAAaaatgtcaaatcaatcccggaaTATTATCCTCTTGGCTCTTCTGTAAACctgaaaggattggataggtaTGTCAGAGGCAAGATGGAGCTATTATTGAATTGTGTATACTGTACCTATCTGATCCTTTCAGATGTACTTGAAGTGTCCAGGGGTTGATTGGATTTGAGCATGTACTGTACCTTTTTTCTTCCCTCATTTACTTGACACTTAGGACAAGTGCTTCAAAAAGGGAACACAAAATTATAACTAAGTGAAATAAAAGTAAGATTTGTCCCAATTTACATTTTGCTCTGATCATGTTTTACTAACATGCTAAATTTAAGGGKTAACTTTTGTGACCGTATGGGCAACATTTTGAAAAGGAACCCACAATTATAATACCATAATATTTTACATGAGGATATTACACATTTTTACAATTTCCTCTCAAACTGTGATGAAATMATGAGATAAGGGTATTTCACCAGGATTGGGGTTATATTCATTCCAGTTCAATTCCTGTCAACTTTTAAAGCAGCCATGACATTTCTCCataggaatgcatttcaatgcctGAATTGGCTGGAATGAAGGTGGAAACCCCAACCAATGCCTGATTTCAACTATTCTGCTGTAGGTTTCTCTGAGCAGTGGTTTGTTGCTCTATACTAACTGAGCCAGTGGAGAGGGTTTTCTTTCCGTCCCTGGCAGGTCTGTATTATCCTTACTGCTGCCTTGACTATAGCTCACTGGGCCTGGGACAGACTACTGGATCTCTCACTGGGCCTGGGCCAGACTACTGGATGTGTCACTGGGCCTGGGCTTGACTACTGGACGTGTCACTGGGCCTGGGCCAGACTACTGGACGTGTCACTGGGCCTGGGCCAGACTACTGGATGTCCCACTGGGCCTGGGCCAGACTACTGGATGTCCCACTGGGCCTGGGCCAGACTACCGGAGGTCCCACTGGGCCTGGGCCAGACTACTGGAGGCCCACTCAAATGTTTGTACATATTTTTCTGGGACAAtgtaattaataataaaaaatacaattatctctaaagttatttcttattttatttctCAAAAGAAGTcctattataaaatatatattttttaaagataagtGGCCCTCTGTAGCTCAAttggtaaagcatggtgcttgcaatgccaggatagtgagTTAGATTCCCAGGACCCCCCCATGTGTAAAAACATGTATACACGCATGACTAAGTTGGTTTGGATYaaagtgtctgctaaatggcatatacttTATTATAATTTCCAGGGTATTATTTTGGTGCCTCAAAGTTTTTATCTAAAGTAATTATAGAATATCTAAATGCTCGCTTCACAGTGTTCATACAAGGTTACAACAAACTAAACCCTACCAAACAAGTGTCTTTGTCCAAACAGCCTTCACTTACCCTAGAATGTGTTATTTAAGTAAAAAATTATCACTTTTACCTAGCTACTGTGCTATGACAAGACAgcattacttaaaaaaaaaaagtgcagtaGACTAAAACAGGCTAGTGACTGACTAGTGACGAGTACTAGCAGTGGAAATCTCTGCCTGCAAAGTGATGGCATTCCTAGATGAAACCAGTGTTAAAATCAATTTTCAGCATATTCTCTAG
This portion of the Salvelinus sp. IW2-2015 linkage group LG4q.1:29, ASM291031v2, whole genome shotgun sequence genome encodes:
- the LOC111961021 gene encoding PHD and RING finger domain-containing protein 1, with product MDEEDNQDELINRNASHRKEKRPAVWAISDEDSDEGGEESEGASDSGEEEEDLDGEEDEEEEEEDDSDDGEEDDVVEGAVGGASADLAGLSSDEDTEKCPICLNSFHSQPVATPESCEHYFCLDCILEWSKNANSCPVDRIVFNNIYLRKCYGGKVQKMITVQKPVKEGQEEVIDLELEQTSCEVCGGSDREDCLLLCDGCDAGYHMECLTPPLDAVPVEEWFCPECQANNRRSRGSVEEQSNTESLSSARPTTSRSRLPAAGPTRAIARTQQSERVRASVNHHRITQARIAQISPSFLMPQTTWLDETINAVVAGLNTAVYIRNLTPRAPSSRRRRTVKRRKGQSKRSSSATGGKGKAAGTGVRRRRKRRVRRTKSRRKLVVKKEATSRGRIARSLGIGKPKRGSSLPSVYRPSETTLGSMRADIGAASLSVYGDPYDLDPFTSRDDDDDEEEQASATSSLLEAKRRGLSRSALLSHQPVARPITAGLSRWGPSLPQLEEVAEVAPVPDLLGSILSGQSMLLMDSSDVVINRDGSLKANKPVGLSSSMPGSSRSSSSGESVAQLHSGMSPTTAASSLCLPINGDLVAGPCLSPLTPSSPXPATYPPPILSHPHPHVPAPCRPSPSPGHSHWEDTGVLPPHGTQRAATSTPTPDSHSRGRETVPPQPQAKKVAAKPVWEAPVSVLPRIPRIKRESGGPTNGNASRGGSSGSSGSSSSSSANGSGSNSFPDACVNSLGGNRGRQQTVDQQQGRTEGQRPDRAGPSSAFSSSFSSSFSSSDSPSNPARTSSSASSTVCFRINASSVWHARKLSNASAIVAAGNCLEPASADEEEAKSKREERRNKQNPLMSSHTPVKEEKEEGDIYDPFHPTGSDSEAESHAGGKPTMQVKEGASQQVKAVSLERDEGSGEGLEVKRELENSDTAKPGHSPHNAPRSVMTGTSTPLSQSQVHLKRERNEPGGEKGQYSTTGNSREPQNQQTTPSSSSLASSHHRNRMXKTEIKSEPQASPPRSPSRSKSHSRPSGQGSKTSKGRGSSTERRSASNSPEAGRRREDKAPDQAGRKRHYEGGRRGDKGGERSSRRSGSRERRRTRSPSDSSTSDISERSRRKKRRSRSPSKDRRRSRSWSGSSSRERSKRKKQKRGSRERNEGRGSEREKGRPSKDKKRDCSQSRSRSRSRSRERRKDHLRSQPSSSRSKDRVEVRSKDRKRPKSRSRSRERRKEEGSQRPPGSFSTTTFNKLEEQKEKKKVKVLPRVPLKEESETKEERKEREVKQQMLSSGLKSLSVLSVSEVKKESDSNDIRTERLASLSTKLLKESKLLKEIKKEKPAFDMLEESLDSKPIKKEKPLSTFSTVKDLQQHKNIEKEHPSALIKEACAVSTSDIADQKDQALKDTSKTEPIWPELPQHLTSNIPVPPTQTGQSSPSFSTLSTHLVPAPPQAAESIASQQGTPSLIPPVPEALTETPPLVQPISVNPEKHEVEELSDDDMDVDMMLDSLDYVKTEPGGESGEAGVKQEKEGEGEEGKTEGEPVPVTAGAKAKPSVKRVTWNLQEPEGPQPEKTGTKLALYKLKLKQEGARRPASSAQASSQEAPLKATSLTDPKVQSTKRGSVSITLPSATSSSSSLTTVALSKPGQGEPNEDLGEDDVSRNDKYIKKLHMQERAIEEVKLAIKPFYQKRDITKDEYKDIVRKAVQKVCHSKSGAINPVKVANLVKAYVDKYKHARKHRKVEDGGKTQEAETDRTNDPETP